The region TGTTTTTTAATGGATGGAAGTCATGAAGACCATCAGCTGGTTACAAGGAGGAGACTGTGGATTTATTTCCTTTCAAAGACCATAGACAGACTTAATTAACCGTGGAAATTCCTGACCAggattcaagaaagaaaaaatagaaaaaagaaaacttagccCTTCTCTCCCTGTGAAAGTAACAGCCCCTCCTAAGTGATACAGTGGGTCCAGTGCTTGCTAAGACAGGACTGAGGCCTTCTTACGTTTTCACCGTGCTTATGCTTAAAGCAGAACGAACAGGCATCTCCAAATAACAAGTTTATATTGGGAAATTCTATAGAAACAAGGGGCTTAAGACTGGCTTTGGGGCCATCCCCATCACACCACTGTCTCTGACActttgagttcaaaccctgccaCCAGCTTAAGCATTCCTTATTTGACACTCTCAGTGTTTCCAGAcccttctcccagccctgccTAGCCGCTCCcctaaagcaaaaggaaaggtTTGAACTGAGCAGTCACGGCTGCTCTATTGCCCCTCAAAGGGAGGAGGACCTGGATTGTTGCAGGCTCTGCGGGGAGCGGGTGGTATGGGGCGCCTGCGGGGCGCATGCACTTGGCCAGAGGGCGCGCAGACGCGGTGGGGCCGCGAATAAGCCCAGAGAGGCGATGTGCAGCCAGGCTGCGCGTGCGCAGGCGTGGTGGGACGTGTGGGAGGGgccatgggggggtggggcgcacGGGGCCTGCGGGTGCACAGGCACAGTGGGCTGTGGCTGGAGGGCGGTCGCACGTGCCTGGGGTTGCTCAGGCGAGGTTGGCCGGGGGTGGCTGTACAGGGCCGGGGCGCGCAGGCGTAGTGGGTGgtgtgtatgggggagggggtcGGGCGCACGTGGCCGGCTGCGGCGCAGGCGTGATgggcagtggagggggggggggggcgctgagcGCACGTGGCTAGAGGTGCGCAGGCGCAGTGGGTGGGGAGGTGCGGGCGCACGTGGCCGGGGGCGCGCGCGCAGGCGCCGTGGGCGGCGGGGCAGGTCGAGGCGGCATGGAGCGGTTACGTTGGCAGGTGGCGGCTGTGGCGACCGTGGGTCTCGCGCTGGCTCTGGAGGCGCTGCCCTCGGTGCTGCGCTGGCTGCGGGCCTGGCGACGGCGAGGGTGGCGAAGTTCTCTGCGGCGCGAGGTGCTCTTCTTCCCGTCGCAGGTGACCTGCACCGAAGCTCTGCTGCAGGCCCCGAGCGAGGGGCCGTCGGCGCCGCCAGTGGGCTGCCCGTGCAGCCTGCCCCACGGCGAGAGCTCGCTCAGCCGCCTGCTGAGCGCCCTGTTGGCCACCCGCGCCAGCCTCGAGCTCTGCCTCTTTGCCTTCTCCAGCCCGCAATTGGGGCGCGCGGTGCAGCTGCTTCACCAGCGCGGGGTGCGCGTCCGGGTCATCACCGACTGCGACTACATGGCCCTCAACGGTTCGCAGATCGGCCTGCTCCGCAAGGCAGGTAGGCCGCGCCAGAGAGGCCGGGAGTCCCGGCTTGGGACTCAGGTCCGTGGAGAACCTCTGGGGAGGGTCATCAGGCCCCCAGCCTGGCGAATGATGTGACCCCGGGGGCCTTAGGCAGTGGGGGAGAATGTCAAAAGCAGAAACTTGGTGGGGGGTCTGAGTATAGGTGAGACCCCATATATGTCCCCTGGTGGCCTTGTGAGGTCAGGATGGTTTTAGCCTGGAGAGACTCCAGGGCCGTCTGTAAAGAGCACCTGCCTTCACCCAGTGGGTGCACTTCTGTGCAGGGAGGTGTTAACGCTGGATACCTGAGTGTGAGCCCGGAGGAGTGAGCAGGCTGTGTGTTCCCAGCTAGTGGAGAAGATCTGGGGGATCCTCAGAGGCTGGGGGCCTGCCCAGCGACACCGGGGAAAGCGGACATAGCTCCTGTGATTCCCAGTTTCTGATGACTGGCGTTGGCCTTGGGGGGCTGTGGGGAAAGCCTGTAACCGGTAGAGGCAGGGGATGTAGCGCCACCAGCTGAGTTTTTGACGTTGCAGACTGAAATGACAATGGCT is a window of Prionailurus viverrinus isolate Anna chromosome E1, UM_Priviv_1.0, whole genome shotgun sequence DNA encoding:
- the PLD6 gene encoding mitochondrial cardiolipin hydrolase encodes the protein MERLRWQVAAVATVGLALALEALPSVLRWLRAWRRRGWRSSLRREVLFFPSQVTCTEALLQAPSEGPSAPPVGCPCSLPHGESSLSRLLSALLATRASLELCLFAFSSPQLGRAVQLLHQRGVRVRVITDCDYMALNGSQIGLLRKAGIQVRHDQDLGYMHHKFAIVDKKVLITGSLNWTTQAIQNNRENVLIMEDEEYVRLFLEEFERIWEEFNPTKYTFFPQKKRNH